A stretch of the Chanos chanos chromosome 1, fChaCha1.1, whole genome shotgun sequence genome encodes the following:
- the LOC115807399 gene encoding rho-related GTP-binding protein RhoB isoform X2, with protein MAAIRKKLVVVGDGACGKTCLLIVFSKDEFPEVYVPTVFENYVEDYDRLRPLSYPDTDVILMCFSVDSPDSLENIPEKWVPEVKHFCPNVPIILVANKKDLRNDENVRNELARMKQEPVKTEDGRAMAVRIGAYDYLECSAKTKDGVREVFETATRAALQKRSRPSGGCVNCCKLL; from the exons ATGGCTGCTATCCGAAAGAAGCTGGTGGTGGTCGGAGACGGTGCCTGCGGCAAAACTTGCCTGCTCATTGTCTTCAGCAAAGATGAGTTTCCCGAGGTGTATGTGCCCACGGTGTTCGAGAACTACGTG GAGGACTATGACCGCCTTCGGCCCCTGTCTTACCCAGACACCGACGTTATCCTCATGTGCTTCTCCGTCGACAGCCCAGATTCCCTAGAAAACATCCCAGAGAAATGGGTTCCGGAGGTTAAGCATTTTTGCCCTAACGTGCCAATTATTTTAGTTGCCAATAAGAAGGACTTAAGAAACGATGAAAATGTCAGAAACGAGCTCGCCAGAATGAAGCAAGAACCGGTGAAAACTGAGGACGGCCGGGCAATGGCCGTGCGCATCGGTGCTTACGACTACTTGGAATGTTCAGCCAAGACTAAGGACGGCGTGCGGGAGGTTTTTGAGACGGCCACGCGTGCGGCACTGCAGAAAAGGTCAAGACCCTCCGGTGGGTGCGTGAATTGCTGCAAACTGTTATGA
- the LOC115807399 gene encoding rho-related GTP-binding protein RhoB isoform X1, whose amino-acid sequence MAAIRKKLVVVGDGACGKTCLLIVFSKDEFPEVYVPTVFENYVADIEVDSKQVELALWDTAGQEDYDRLRPLSYPDTDVILMCFSVDSPDSLENIPEKWVPEVKHFCPNVPIILVANKKDLRNDENVRNELARMKQEPVKTEDGRAMAVRIGAYDYLECSAKTKDGVREVFETATRAALQKRSRPSGGCVNCCKLL is encoded by the coding sequence ATGGCTGCTATCCGAAAGAAGCTGGTGGTGGTCGGAGACGGTGCCTGCGGCAAAACTTGCCTGCTCATTGTCTTCAGCAAAGATGAGTTTCCCGAGGTGTATGTGCCCACGGTGTTCGAGAACTACGTGGCAGACATCGAGGTGGACAGTAAGCAAGTCGAACTGGCACTGTGGGATACAGCGGGACAGGAGGACTATGACCGCCTTCGGCCCCTGTCTTACCCAGACACCGACGTTATCCTCATGTGCTTCTCCGTCGACAGCCCAGATTCCCTAGAAAACATCCCAGAGAAATGGGTTCCGGAGGTTAAGCATTTTTGCCCTAACGTGCCAATTATTTTAGTTGCCAATAAGAAGGACTTAAGAAACGATGAAAATGTCAGAAACGAGCTCGCCAGAATGAAGCAAGAACCGGTGAAAACTGAGGACGGCCGGGCAATGGCCGTGCGCATCGGTGCTTACGACTACTTGGAATGTTCAGCCAAGACTAAGGACGGCGTGCGGGAGGTTTTTGAGACGGCCACGCGTGCGGCACTGCAGAAAAGGTCAAGACCCTCCGGTGGGTGCGTGAATTGCTGCAAACTGTTATGA